From Candidatus Paceibacterota bacterium, one genomic window encodes:
- a CDS encoding transketolase: protein MTPACKEIRRNILRASRASGHGHIPTTFSVVEMLCAVYETMKYDPAQPQWPERDLFVLSKGHAALGFYTVLAQYGFIKPDELKTYGAFQSRLGCHPDRFKVPGVELSTGSLGHGVAVAVGMALALRIQNSPRRVYTLVGDGESNEGMVWESVMVAANLRLANLAILYDNNGSQSRSLPIPNPAERFRAFKCETLEVAGHDLEAIKAALAKPADTVKVVVCNTVKGCGCPTLANNMFEWHRKSPNPEQFEQLMKELEAA, encoded by the coding sequence ATGACACCTGCCTGTAAAGAAATACGCAGGAACATCCTGCGTGCCTCCCGAGCCAGCGGACACGGCCATATCCCCACCACGTTCTCGGTGGTCGAGATGCTGTGCGCGGTTTACGAAACCATGAAATATGACCCCGCCCAGCCGCAATGGCCGGAGCGGGACCTCTTTGTCCTGAGCAAAGGCCACGCCGCGCTGGGCTTCTACACCGTCCTGGCCCAATACGGCTTCATCAAGCCGGACGAGCTTAAGACCTACGGGGCTTTCCAGTCCCGCCTGGGTTGCCATCCCGACCGCTTCAAGGTGCCGGGCGTGGAGCTCTCCACCGGGTCGCTGGGCCATGGGGTTGCCGTGGCGGTCGGCATGGCCCTTGCCCTGCGCATTCAGAATTCGCCCCGCCGCGTCTATACCCTCGTCGGCGATGGCGAGTCCAATGAAGGCATGGTTTGGGAATCAGTGATGGTGGCCGCCAACCTGCGCCTGGCCAACCTGGCAATCCTCTACGATAACAACGGCTCCCAAAGCCGGTCTTTGCCCATACCAAACCCGGCCGAGCGTTTCAGGGCGTTCAAGTGTGAAACCCTGGAGGTCGCCGGGCATGACCTCGAAGCCATCAAGGCGGCGTTGGCCAAACCCGCCGACACGGTGAAGGTGGTGGTGTGCAACACCGTCAAGGGCTGCGGCTGCCCCACGCTCGCGAATAACATGTTCGAATGGCATCGCAAGTCCCCCAATCCCGAACAATTCGAGCAGTTGATGAAAGAGCTGGAGGCCGCATGA
- a CDS encoding transketolase C-terminal domain-containing protein, translating to MRKQFRDTVVELAERDERIVVVLGDISHFLFIPFQEKHPKRCYNMGICENALISVAAGLSSQGLHPFVHTIAPFLTERSLEQIKLDLCYNQFCANIVTTGASFDYAWDGATHHCYTDLAILRLLPRMEVLQPGSKTELDTLIRSQYASGNPTYFRLSDHGHTLNVPVQFGKGNILKDSGAEVTLMTAGPILGNVMEACADLPVNLVYFSTIKPIDKEVISRFRHTRILVVHDAFGLLEAIHEVPDLRVSSLGLPDRFCVWYGTVHDIRKMISLDPASIRSWVREKLPAGS from the coding sequence ATGAGAAAGCAATTCCGAGATACTGTGGTCGAGTTGGCGGAGCGGGACGAGCGGATTGTCGTGGTGCTCGGCGACATCAGCCATTTTCTGTTCATTCCGTTCCAGGAGAAACACCCGAAGCGCTGCTACAACATGGGCATCTGCGAGAACGCGCTGATAAGCGTCGCCGCCGGTTTGAGTTCGCAGGGGTTGCATCCTTTCGTTCACACGATCGCGCCCTTCCTGACCGAACGGAGCCTGGAGCAAATCAAACTGGATCTCTGCTACAACCAGTTCTGCGCCAATATCGTTACCACGGGCGCGTCTTTCGATTACGCCTGGGATGGCGCCACGCACCATTGTTACACCGACCTGGCGATCCTGCGGCTGCTGCCCCGGATGGAGGTGCTCCAGCCCGGTTCGAAGACCGAATTGGACACCCTGATCCGCAGTCAATACGCCAGCGGCAATCCGACCTACTTCCGTCTTTCCGACCACGGCCACACCCTCAACGTGCCGGTCCAGTTCGGCAAAGGTAATATCCTGAAGGACAGCGGGGCCGAAGTCACCCTGATGACTGCCGGCCCCATCCTCGGCAATGTCATGGAGGCCTGCGCGGATTTGCCGGTCAACCTAGTTTACTTCTCCACGATCAAGCCCATTGACAAGGAAGTCATCAGCCGCTTCCGCCACACGCGGATTCTGGTGGTCCATGACGCCTTTGGCTTGCTGGAGGCCATCCACGAAGTGCCCGATTTGCGCGTCTCGTCGCTGGGACTGCCGGACCGGTTTTGCGTCTGGTACGGCACGGTGCACGACATTCGCAAGATGATTTCGCTGGACCCCGCGTCCATCAGGAGCTGGGTCCGGGAAAAGCTCCCCGCCGGTTCGTAG
- a CDS encoding NAD-dependent epimerase/dehydratase family protein codes for MPSPQGKILITGGTGFVGKHLQEELRRRNIPFFAFSRREFDLTVRAQAEAVFAAHADATAIIHLASYQAAGEFPAKHPAEQFFINNLIHTHVLEAWRNHLPGARLIAIGTSCAYPSSAVSLTEDKFLDGAIHGSVYSYAFTKRLLYTGICAYNDQFKLDGTYLIPATMYGEYDDFHPATAHVPGALMGKFVRAVREGLPTVEVWGDGTQVRDFVDVKEFVRIVLELVPRCHRDILNVGPGCGKSIRELALTISQAAGFQGEVCFNPTAYVGIKEKFIDTGKLRTAYGLQVSDALAPGIQRTVKWLAANYADWKDRQKFS; via the coding sequence ATGCCTTCCCCCCAAGGAAAAATCCTGATTACTGGCGGCACAGGCTTTGTTGGCAAGCACCTGCAAGAGGAACTCCGCCGCCGGAATATCCCGTTCTTCGCGTTCTCACGCCGGGAGTTCGATCTGACGGTGCGGGCCCAGGCCGAGGCGGTCTTTGCCGCCCACGCGGACGCCACCGCCATCATCCATCTGGCCAGCTACCAGGCGGCGGGCGAGTTTCCAGCCAAACATCCCGCCGAGCAGTTCTTCATCAACAACCTTATCCATACTCATGTGCTGGAGGCGTGGCGCAACCATCTTCCCGGGGCCAGGCTCATCGCCATCGGCACCTCTTGCGCTTACCCCAGCAGCGCGGTGTCCCTCACGGAAGACAAATTCCTGGACGGCGCCATCCACGGCAGCGTTTATTCCTACGCCTTCACCAAGCGGCTGCTCTACACGGGCATTTGCGCCTATAACGACCAATTCAAACTCGATGGCACCTACTTGATTCCCGCCACGATGTACGGGGAATACGACGACTTCCACCCCGCCACCGCGCACGTGCCGGGGGCCCTGATGGGAAAGTTCGTGCGCGCGGTTCGCGAAGGACTGCCGACCGTCGAAGTGTGGGGCGACGGCACCCAAGTCCGTGACTTTGTGGACGTGAAAGAGTTTGTTCGCATTGTGCTCGAACTCGTCCCGCGCTGCCACCGTGACATCCTCAATGTGGGGCCGGGCTGCGGCAAGTCCATCAGAGAATTGGCGCTGACCATCAGCCAGGCGGCGGGTTTCCAGGGAGAAGTGTGTTTCAACCCAACGGCCTATGTGGGCATCAAGGAGAAGTTTATTGATACTGGCAAACTGCGAACAGCCTATGGCTTGCAGGTCAGCGACGCCCTGGCGCCCGGCATCCAGCGGACAGTCAAGTGGCTGGCTGCGAATTACGCCGATTGGAAAGACCGGCAGAAGTTCTCTTGA